A genomic stretch from Rhinatrema bivittatum chromosome 9, aRhiBiv1.1, whole genome shotgun sequence includes:
- the OSTN gene encoding osteocrin yields the protein MITCRLAFLNVIFALALMQWSMDGAQLADAAPEPFAPSVVLGADSQSLTSEEKVASDLAAKLLLLDELASLENDVAETKRKRSFSGFGSPLDRLSVGSTEFRGKQRKVVELPKRRFGVLPVDRIGMNRLPNTRG from the exons ATGATCACGTGTCGACTCGCCTTCCTGAATGTCATCTTCGCTCTCGCTCTGATGCAGTGGAGCATGGACGGGGCTCAGCTGGCTGATGCTGCTCCGGAG CCGTTTGCCCCCTCCGTCGTCTTGGGGGCGGATTCCCAGTCTCTGACCAGCGAGGAGAAAGTGGCCTCTGACCTGGCAGCCAAGCTCTTACTCCTGGATGAACTGGCGTCGCTGGAAAACGATGTCGCGGAGACCAAAAGGAAAAGGAGCTTTTCAGGCTTTGGGTCTCCCCTTGACAGGCTCTCTGTGGGCTCCACGGAGTTCAGGGGCAAACAGAG GAAAGTAGTGGAGTTACCGAAAAGGCGGTTTGGGGTCCTCCCTGTAGACAGGATTGGAATGAACCGCTTGCCTAACACTAGAGGCTAA